The following proteins are encoded in a genomic region of Mesoplodon densirostris isolate mMesDen1 chromosome 12, mMesDen1 primary haplotype, whole genome shotgun sequence:
- the LOC132499920 gene encoding LOW QUALITY PROTEIN: uncharacterized protein LOC132499920 (The sequence of the model RefSeq protein was modified relative to this genomic sequence to represent the inferred CDS: substituted 1 base at 1 genomic stop codon) has protein sequence MVPAHSASGLCCVCCSCWVCCCVRLPVKTTPGTSSTPSPRERTRALMRDFLLVDGHNDMPLVLRQFYHHGIQDVNLRNFCHGQTSVDRLKNDLVGAQFWXAYIPCRTHERDAVRLTLEQLHLICLTCASYSELELVTSVKALNNTWKLASLIGVEGGHSLDRGLSILRTFYALGVRYVTLTHTCNTPWAQSSAKGIHPFYSNVSRLTGFGEKVVAEMNRLGTMVDLAHVSDAVARRALQVSQAPVIFSHSAARGMCKNTRNVPDDILQLLKKNGGILMVPLSEWVLQCNPLANVSTVAGEPHPGLSENSDLELKLGPNLGRISEEPQWFDPPTGNRYSTQKPKNGQYTAPWCHVELEPQNQNCDTDGYQGGCQTLLYVKHIKKQLCLPFNILSARRLPSVTNISPSVFVISAFAMLSQLSQADLLNTGISVENTRSANGESPPQEGSLSLPHYQRLPRMCLLPVGLIRLRAELSLSCSEADRIALYHLEMFEMAGACPHIPISSAVAPVCPPTPGHYHVLYRGCGETQLGWHGETYCLVGGYRAYGDVPLAPPAKVEAVKPVPRRAPKRKHSSESSDEELGCSRPKNRRLEHGGPAP, from the exons ATGGTCCCCGCGCACTCAGCCAGCGGCCTCTGCTGTGtctgctgctcctgctgggtcTGCTGCTGCGTCCGGTTACCCGTGAAGACCACGCCGGGCACCTCCAGCACCCCAAGTCCGCGGGAGCGCACGCGGGCCCTGATGCGGGACTTCCTGCTTGTGGACGG CCACAACGACATGCCCCTGGTCCTGAGGCAGTTTTACCACCACGGGATACAGGATGTTAATCTGCGCAATTTCTGCCATGGCCAGACCAGCGTGGACAGGCTGAAAAATGATCTCGTGGGTGCCCAG TTCTGGTGAGCCTACATCCCATGCCGGACCCACGAACGCGATGCTGTGCGCCTCACCCTGGAGCAACTTCACCTCATCTGCCTCACATGTGCCTCCTATTCTGAGCTGGAGCTTGTGACCTCAGTTAAAG CTCTCAACAATACCTGGAAGTTGGCTAGCCTCATTGGTGTGGAGGGCGGCCACTCACTGGACAGGGGCCTCTCCATCTTGCGTACCTTCTATGCGCTGGGTGTGCGCTACGTGACACTCACCCACACCTGCAACACGCCCTG GGCACAGAGCTCAGCAAAGGGTATCCACCCCTTCTACAGCAATGTCAGTCGGCTCACCGGCTTTGGCGAG AAGGTGGTGGCAGAAATGAACCGCCTGGGCACGATGGTGGACTTGGCCCATGTCTCGGATGCTGTGGCACGGCGAGCCCTACAAGTGTCACAGGCACCTGTCATCTTCTCCCACTCAGCTGCCCGGGGTATGTGCAAGAACACTCGCAATGTTCCTGATGATATCCTGCAGCTTCTG AAGAAGAACGGTGGCATCCTGATGGTGCCCTTGTCCGAGTGGGTGCTGCAGTGCAACCCGTTAGCCAACGTGTCTACTGTGGCAGGTGAGCCTCACCCTGGGCTCTCTGAAAACTCGGATTTGGAGCTGAAGCTGGGTCCAAATTTAGGGAGGATTTCAGAAGAGCCCCAGTGGTTTGACCCACCTACTGGCAATAGGTACAGCACCCAAAAACCCAAGAATGGACAGTACACAGCACCTTGGTGCCACGTGGAACTGGAGCCACAGAATCAAAACTGCGATACGGATGGGTATCAGGGAGGCTGTCAGACACTGCTTTATGTCAAACACATAAAGAAG CAGCTTTGTTTACCATTTAATATATTATCTGCCAGGCGCCTTCCATCTGTTACCAacatctctccctctgtctttgtCATTTCCGCCTTCGCTATGCTCTCTCAGCTCTCGCAGGCAGATCTATTGAACACAGGAATCTCAGTGGAAAATACGA GGTCGGCCAACGGGGAGTCCCCTCCTCaagaaggttctctctcattGCCACACTATCAGAGGCTGCCCCGAATGTGCTTGCTTCCTGTGGGCCTGATCAGGCTAAGGGCAGAGTTGTCTCTTTCCTGCTCTGAGGCGGACCGAATCGCCTTA tatcacttggaaatgtttgaaatggcAGGAGCTTGTCCTCACATTCCTATCAGCT CAGCAGTGGCTCCCGTTTGTCCTCCCACACCCGGGCACTACCATGTCCTCtaccgagggtgtggagaaacgcagTTGGGCTGGCATGGGGAGACATACTGCCTGGTTGGTGGCTACCGGGCCTACGGGGATGTTCCTTTGGCCCCACCAGCAAAGGTGGAAGCAGTGAAGCCAGTCCCCAGACGTGCTCCCAAACGAAAGCACTCTTCAGAAAGTTCGGACGAAGAGCTGGGCTGCTCCAGACCCAAAAACCGGCGACTGGAGCATGGTGGACCTGCTCCCTGA
- the LOC132499919 gene encoding LOW QUALITY PROTEIN: dipeptidase 2-like (The sequence of the model RefSeq protein was modified relative to this genomic sequence to represent the inferred CDS: substituted 1 base at 1 genomic stop codon): protein MVPAHSASGLCCVCCSCWVCCCVRLPVKTTPGTSSTPSPRERTRALMRDFLLVDGHNDMPLVLRQFYHHGIQDVNLRNFCHGQTSVDRLKNDLVGAQFWXAYIPCRTHERDAVRLTLEQLHLICLTCASYSELELVTSVKALNNTWKLASLIGVEGGHSLDRGLSILRTFYALGVRYVTLTHTCNTPWAQSSAKGIHPFYSNVSRLTGFGEKVVAEMNRLGTMVDLAHVSDAVARRALQVSQAPVIFSHSAARGMCKNTRNVPDDILQLLKKNGGILMVPLSEWVLQCNPLANVSTVAGEPHPGLSENSDLELKLGPNLGRISEEPQWFDPPTGNRYSTQKPKNGQYTAPWCHVELEPQNQNCDTDGYQGGCQTLLYVKHIKKKKNGGILMVPLSEWVLQCNPLANVSTVAGEPHPGLSENSDLELKLGPNLGRISEEPQWFDPPTGNRYSTQKPKNGQYTAPWCHVELEPQNQNCDTDGYQGGCQTLLYVKHIKKLSSSQAPANSSSNRYPDLKRIEV from the exons ATGGTCCCCGCGCACTCAGCCAGCGGCCTCTGCTGTGtctgctgctcctgctgggtcTGCTGCTGCGTCCGGTTACCCGTGAAGACCACGCCGGGCACCTCCAGCACCCCAAGTCCGCGGGAGCGCACGCGGGCCCTGATGCGGGACTTCCTGCTTGTGGACGG CCACAACGACATGCCCCTGGTCCTGAGGCAGTTTTACCACCACGGGATACAGGATGTTAATCTGCGCAATTTCTGCCATGGCCAGACCAGCGTGGACAGGCTGAAAAATGATCTCGTGGGTGCCCAG TTCTGGTGAGCCTACATCCCATGCCGGACCCACGAACGCGATGCTGTGCGCCTCACCCTGGAGCAACTTCACCTCATCTGCCTCACATGTGCCTCCTATTCTGAGCTGGAGCTTGTGACCTCAGTTAAAG CTCTCAACAATACCTGGAAGTTGGCTAGCCTCATTGGTGTGGAGGGCGGCCACTCACTGGACAGGGGCCTCTCCATCTTGCGTACCTTCTATGCGCTGGGTGTGCGCTACGTGACACTCACCCACACCTGCAACACGCCCTG GGCACAGAGCTCAGCAAAGGGTATCCACCCCTTCTACAGCAATGTCAGTCGGCTCACCGGCTTTGGCGAG AAGGTGGTGGCAGAAATGAACCGCCTGGGCACGATGGTGGACTTGGCCCATGTCTCGGATGCTGTGGCACGGCGAGCCCTACAAGTGTCACAGGCACCTGTCATCTTCTCCCACTCAGCTGCCCGGGGTATGTGCAAGAACACTCGCAATGTTCCTGATGATATCCTGCAGCTTCTG AAGAAGAACGGTGGCATCCTGATGGTGCCCTTGTCCGAGTGGGTGCTGCAGTGCAACCCGTTAGCCAACGTGTCTACTGTGGCAGGTGAGCCTCACCCTGGGCTCTCTGAAAACTCGGATTTGGAGCTGAAGCTGGGTCCAAATTTAGGGAGGATTTCAGAAGAGCCCCAGTGGTTTGACCCACCTACTGGCAATAGGTACAGCACCCAAAAACCCAAGAATGGACAGTACACAGCACCTTGGTGCCACGTGGAACTGGAGCCACAGAATCAAAACTGCGATACGGATGGGTATCAGGGAGGCTGTCAGACACTGCTTTATGTCAAACACATAAAGAAG AAGAAGAACGGTGGCATCCTGATGGTGCCCTTGTCCGAGTGGGTGCTGCAGTGCAACCCGTTAGCCAACGTGTCTACTGTGGCAGGTGAGCCTCACCCTGGGCTCTCTGAAAACTCGGATTTGGAGCTGAAGCTGGGTCCAAATTTAGGGAGGATTTCAGAAGAGCCCCAGTGGTTTGACCCACCTACTGGCAATAGGTACAGCACCCAAAAACCCAAGAATGGACAGTACACAGCACCTTGGTGCCACGTGGAACTGGAGCCACAGAATCAAAACTGCGATACGGATGGGTATCAGGGAGGCTGTCAGACACTGCTTTATGTCAAACACATAAAGAAG cttTCCTCCTCCCAGGCTCCAGCCAACAGTAGCAGTAACAGATATCCAGATCTTAAGAGGATAGAAGTATAA